One Acutalibacter muris DNA window includes the following coding sequences:
- a CDS encoding RluA family pseudouridine synthase: MRKLEYTVPKDWDGATVKGFARGYLGLSARALTGQKFEGGILVNGEDSRVTRVLQAGDALCFTVPEEPMGYPPAELPLEVLYEDEDFLIINKPPGRPVHPSPGHDCDSVLNAISWYYKHTGQSHRVRPLYRLDKDTSGVLALAKHRIAAGAVTEKEYIAVCEGELTGAGSIAEPIGLKEGSRIVRACGAGQPAVTRFWALDSREGHSLVRLRLETGRTHQIRVHMSAFGNPLAGDDLYGGSREYINRQALHCQLLKLECKAVGMIKTFHAAVPKDILKAFPQLPINTN, encoded by the coding sequence ATGCGAAAACTGGAATACACCGTTCCAAAGGACTGGGATGGCGCGACGGTGAAGGGTTTTGCCAGGGGGTATCTGGGGCTGTCTGCACGGGCCCTGACGGGGCAGAAGTTTGAAGGCGGCATACTGGTGAACGGAGAGGACTCCCGTGTCACAAGGGTGCTTCAAGCCGGGGACGCGCTCTGCTTTACGGTGCCGGAGGAGCCCATGGGCTACCCGCCGGCGGAACTGCCACTTGAGGTGCTCTATGAGGACGAGGACTTCCTCATTATCAACAAACCGCCGGGGAGGCCGGTGCACCCCTCTCCCGGCCACGACTGTGACAGCGTATTGAACGCCATATCCTGGTACTATAAGCACACCGGCCAGTCCCATAGAGTCAGGCCGCTTTACCGGCTGGACAAGGACACCTCCGGGGTGCTGGCCCTTGCAAAGCACAGGATAGCGGCGGGGGCCGTTACCGAGAAGGAATATATCGCCGTATGTGAAGGGGAGCTTACCGGGGCCGGGAGCATAGCGGAGCCCATCGGACTTAAAGAGGGCAGCAGGATCGTGAGGGCCTGCGGGGCGGGACAGCCCGCCGTCACCCGCTTCTGGGCCCTGGACAGCCGAGAGGGCCACAGTCTTGTAAGGCTCCGGCTGGAGACCGGGCGCACCCATCAGATACGTGTGCATATGTCCGCCTTCGGCAATCCCCTTGCGGGGGACGACCTGTATGGCGGCAGCCGCGAATATATCAATAGGCAGGCTCTGCACTGCCAGCTTTTAAAGCTGGAGTGTAAAGCCGTGGGCATGATAAAAACCTTCCATGCGGCCGTACCAAAGGATATACTAAAAGCCTTCCCCCAACTGCCCATAAACACTAATTAA
- the xseB gene encoding exodeoxyribonuclease VII small subunit has protein sequence MPAKKLNFESAMGRLQEIVERLESGEAPLEEAMALFEEGAKLSALCYNTLDRAQLKVTELAVLPGEAESDG, from the coding sequence ATGCCCGCGAAAAAGCTGAATTTTGAGAGCGCTATGGGGCGCTTGCAGGAGATAGTGGAGCGGCTTGAGAGCGGCGAAGCGCCACTTGAAGAAGCCATGGCCCTCTTTGAGGAGGGGGCGAAGCTCTCGGCCCTGTGCTATAACACCCTGGACCGGGCCCAACTGAAGGTCACGGAGCTGGCGGTCCTGCCCGGGGAGGCGGAGAGCGATGGCTGA
- a CDS encoding type III pantothenate kinase, with product MILTIDIGNTNTVLGCWRGEKLTLTLRMHTDRDRTADEYSLLIGGLLRDRGADPGEISGGILSSVVPELRKVIKDAMKILTGRTFLCVGAGLKTGLDIRMDNPAQLGADLVVDAVAALAKYKPPLVIFDMGTATTMSVIDEHGAYRGGMIIPGLRLSVDALSARAAQLPYIHLGEPARFIGSNTVDCMQSGAVYGSALMIDGLISRTAEELGRPVTAVATGGLMALIHSYCRENLHYDENLMLEGLYILYRKNTK from the coding sequence ATGATACTCACCATTGACATCGGAAACACCAACACGGTCCTGGGTTGCTGGAGGGGCGAAAAGCTTACGCTTACCCTTAGGATGCACACGGACCGGGACCGCACCGCCGACGAGTACAGCCTGCTTATCGGCGGCCTTCTCCGGGACCGGGGCGCGGACCCCGGGGAGATCTCCGGGGGCATACTCTCAAGCGTGGTGCCGGAGCTTCGCAAGGTCATAAAGGATGCTATGAAAATACTAACCGGCAGGACGTTTTTATGCGTGGGCGCGGGCCTAAAGACCGGGCTGGACATACGCATGGACAACCCTGCCCAGCTGGGGGCTGACTTAGTTGTGGACGCTGTGGCGGCGCTGGCGAAGTATAAGCCGCCCCTGGTGATATTCGACATGGGCACGGCCACCACCATGTCCGTGATAGACGAGCACGGAGCCTATAGGGGCGGCATGATAATCCCTGGGCTGCGGCTGTCGGTGGACGCGCTCTCGGCCCGGGCCGCCCAGCTGCCCTATATACATCTGGGGGAGCCCGCGCGCTTTATCGGCAGCAACACCGTGGACTGTATGCAGTCCGGGGCCGTGTACGGCAGCGCCCTGATGATAGACGGCCTTATCTCACGCACCGCCGAGGAGCTGGGCCGGCCGGTGACCGCCGTGGCTACCGGGGGGCTTATGGCCCTTATCCACAGCTACTGCCGGGAGAACCTGCACTATGACGAGAACCTTATGCTGGAGGGGCTGTATATACTCTATAGAAAGAACACAAAGTAA
- a CDS encoding zinc dependent phospholipase C family protein — protein MPACLTHNLFAKDVLEKLNEPGLDSCAYAWGAQGPDFLFCHRRFKTMRGKTLKTLQEYGSALHKTSPSRTLGAMREFVGSHSDPIYRSYVLGFMCHYALDSTAHPYVNARAKELALARGNETEGTMHGEIEASLDAIVLRWKTGKLPGEVNLKNTFPKNEGVQRMIARLYREVLFAVYNAEVSEESLYQATKDAHLLFAVCNDPTGLKRSVFNLIEKGRPHHITSHLVPITEDPEPDFANTAHKAWTYKDEAHTEDFFELYQKALELAVTLCRGLDSIDFAKATGERPFG, from the coding sequence ATGCCCGCGTGTTTGACCCATAACCTGTTCGCAAAGGACGTTCTTGAAAAGCTCAACGAGCCGGGGCTGGATAGCTGCGCCTACGCCTGGGGGGCCCAGGGGCCGGACTTTCTTTTCTGCCACCGCCGCTTTAAGACCATGAGGGGCAAGACCCTCAAGACCCTTCAGGAATATGGCTCGGCTCTGCACAAGACCTCCCCGTCAAGGACTCTTGGGGCCATGCGGGAATTTGTGGGTAGCCATAGCGACCCCATATACCGCTCCTATGTGCTGGGCTTTATGTGTCACTATGCCCTGGACTCCACCGCCCACCCCTATGTGAACGCCCGGGCGAAGGAGCTGGCCCTGGCCCGGGGAAACGAAACCGAGGGCACTATGCACGGGGAGATAGAAGCCTCTCTGGACGCTATCGTGCTGCGCTGGAAAACCGGCAAGCTCCCCGGGGAGGTGAACCTGAAAAACACCTTCCCCAAAAACGAGGGTGTGCAGCGTATGATCGCCCGGCTGTACCGGGAGGTGCTGTTTGCCGTCTATAACGCGGAGGTATCCGAGGAGTCACTGTATCAGGCCACAAAGGACGCGCATCTGCTGTTTGCCGTGTGTAACGACCCTACGGGACTGAAAAGGAGTGTTTTCAATCTGATAGAAAAGGGGCGGCCCCACCATATCACCTCCCATCTGGTGCCCATCACCGAAGACCCGGAGCCGGACTTTGCCAATACGGCCCACAAGGCGTGGACATATAAGGACGAGGCCCATACCGAAGACTTCTTTGAGCTCTACCAAAAGGCCCTGGAGCTGGCCGTCACACTCTGCCGGGGTCTTGACAGTATAGATTTTGCCAAAGCCACCGGGGAGCGGCCGTTTGGTTAA
- the xseA gene encoding exodeoxyribonuclease VII large subunit encodes MSATLTVTQVNRFLKSLIDGDGRLSDIYIAGEISNFTQNARSGHMYFSLKDESSAIKSVMFASAAGRLRFRPEDGMRVIIRGRVSVYEPAGQYQLYAEEMQPDGVGALSLAFEQLKVRLAAEGLFDRGHKRPIPVCPMRIGLVTSPTGAALQDMLNIIGRRWPICETVLCGVQVQGAGAPGQLIAALKTLNLLDACDVIIIGRGGGSMEDLWAFNHEGLARAVAASKIPVISAVGHETDFTICDFAADLRAPTPSAAAELCTPDREGLLDSIGSYNSYFHRKARDTLEYYRQSLDMLIGDSPLSDRGAYVKLRRDMVDGLTIRLDGAVRDKLSGCKNELALAAAKLDVLSPLKALSRGYAVVYHEGKALRDLGGLPEGEEVLIQAEKGKRAAKLL; translated from the coding sequence ATGAGCGCCACACTTACCGTAACCCAGGTCAACCGCTTTTTAAAGTCCCTTATCGATGGCGATGGGCGGCTGTCTGACATATACATTGCCGGGGAAATATCCAACTTCACCCAAAACGCCCGGTCCGGGCATATGTACTTCTCTTTAAAGGACGAGAGCTCCGCCATAAAGTCGGTGATGTTCGCAAGCGCCGCCGGGCGGCTTCGGTTCCGGCCAGAGGACGGCATGAGGGTGATAATCCGGGGAAGGGTCTCGGTCTATGAGCCTGCGGGCCAGTACCAGCTATACGCCGAGGAAATGCAGCCCGACGGCGTGGGGGCCCTGAGCCTGGCCTTCGAGCAGCTTAAAGTCCGGCTTGCCGCCGAGGGGCTTTTTGACCGGGGACACAAGCGGCCCATACCCGTCTGCCCCATGAGGATAGGCCTTGTCACCTCCCCCACCGGGGCGGCCTTGCAGGATATGCTGAATATTATCGGGCGGCGCTGGCCCATCTGCGAGACGGTGCTCTGTGGGGTGCAGGTCCAGGGCGCGGGCGCGCCGGGGCAGCTTATAGCCGCCCTTAAAACCTTAAACCTTCTGGACGCCTGTGACGTGATAATTATAGGCCGGGGTGGCGGGTCCATGGAGGATCTCTGGGCCTTTAACCACGAGGGGCTGGCAAGAGCGGTGGCCGCGTCGAAAATTCCTGTCATCTCTGCCGTCGGCCACGAGACGGACTTCACCATCTGCGACTTCGCCGCCGACCTTCGGGCCCCCACCCCCTCCGCCGCAGCGGAGCTCTGCACCCCGGACCGTGAGGGGCTTCTGGACAGCATAGGCTCCTATAACTCCTATTTCCACCGAAAGGCCCGGGACACCCTGGAGTATTACCGCCAGAGCCTGGATATGCTCATAGGGGACTCCCCTCTCTCCGACAGGGGCGCTTATGTAAAGCTGCGCCGGGATATGGTGGACGGACTGACAATACGGCTGGACGGTGCCGTAAGGGACAAGCTCTCTGGCTGTAAAAATGAACTAGCCCTGGCGGCGGCGAAGCTGGACGTGCTGAGCCCCCTAAAGGCCCTCTCCCGGGGATACGCGGTGGTGTACCATGAGGGTAAGGCACTGCGGGATTTGGGGGGACTGCCCGAGGGGGAGGAGGTGCTTATACAGGCGGAGAAGGGCAAGAGAGCGGCAAAACTGCTGTGA
- the ilvB gene encoding biosynthetic-type acetolactate synthase large subunit, translated as MRLSGADIIVRTIIEQGTKTVFGYPGGQIINVYDSLYKYQSELRHVLCAHEQGAAHAADGYARATGNVGVVIATSGPGATNLVTGIATAYLDSVPLVAITGNVPSYQLGTDSFQEIDITGITLPITKHNYVVGNVEELADTIREAYRLAMSDRPGPVLVDVPKDIQIAQCEYEPLPPSAADPKKPAKDVRIKEAAECISMAHRPYVYFGGGLINSDAQEELLELAERIDAPIGCSFMGISGVPTSHPRFLGMQGMHGHYASSMAMHQADCIIALGVRFNDRVTGNREKFATKAQIVHIDIDGAELSKNVTPAHALRGDLKLTLQKLLPLLKPKEHPKWQSALDQLKNDERWSLDRREGMTPRNVLLALNRHTGGNLPVATDVGQHQMWAAQTCEFRKKRRFISSGGLGTMGFGMGAAMGAQIATGERTVLVTGDGSFGMCLNEMATAVHEKIPLVILLMNNGVLGMVRQWQTLFFDKHYSNTVLDRATDFVALSRAFGADGTRVTDLNQLDAALETAFKSEGPYLIECIIDKDEFVLPMLPPGGSMDDIITKVGD; from the coding sequence ATGAGGCTTTCGGGAGCGGATATAATCGTAAGGACAATTATCGAGCAGGGCACAAAGACCGTCTTCGGCTATCCGGGCGGACAGATAATCAACGTGTACGACTCGCTGTATAAGTACCAGTCGGAGCTTCGCCATGTGCTCTGCGCCCACGAACAGGGGGCCGCCCACGCCGCCGACGGCTACGCCAGGGCCACGGGCAATGTGGGCGTGGTGATAGCCACCTCTGGGCCCGGGGCCACGAACCTTGTGACCGGCATAGCCACGGCCTATCTGGACTCGGTGCCCTTAGTTGCCATCACCGGCAACGTGCCCAGCTATCAGCTTGGCACGGACAGCTTCCAGGAGATAGATATCACCGGCATAACCCTGCCCATTACAAAGCACAACTACGTGGTGGGCAACGTGGAGGAGCTGGCGGACACCATCAGGGAGGCCTACCGCCTAGCTATGTCCGACCGGCCCGGGCCGGTGCTGGTGGACGTGCCCAAGGATATACAGATAGCACAGTGTGAATACGAGCCCCTTCCCCCCTCTGCGGCGGACCCCAAAAAGCCCGCGAAGGACGTGCGTATCAAAGAGGCGGCAGAGTGTATAAGCATGGCCCACAGGCCTTATGTGTACTTCGGCGGCGGGCTTATAAACTCCGACGCCCAGGAGGAGCTTCTTGAGCTGGCTGAACGGATAGACGCGCCCATCGGCTGCTCCTTCATGGGTATATCAGGCGTACCCACCAGCCATCCCCGGTTTCTGGGGATGCAGGGTATGCACGGGCATTACGCCTCCTCCATGGCCATGCATCAGGCCGACTGCATAATAGCACTAGGGGTGCGCTTCAACGACCGGGTAACCGGCAACCGTGAGAAGTTCGCCACTAAGGCGCAGATAGTTCATATAGATATCGACGGCGCGGAGCTCTCGAAAAACGTGACCCCCGCACACGCTCTTCGGGGCGATTTGAAGCTGACGCTGCAAAAGCTCCTGCCCCTTCTGAAGCCAAAGGAGCACCCCAAGTGGCAGAGCGCCCTCGACCAGCTCAAAAACGACGAGCGCTGGTCCCTGGACCGCCGGGAGGGCATGACCCCCAGGAACGTGCTGCTGGCGCTGAACCGGCACACAGGCGGCAACCTGCCTGTGGCCACGGACGTGGGCCAGCACCAGATGTGGGCGGCCCAGACCTGCGAGTTCAGAAAGAAGCGGCGGTTCATCTCCAGCGGCGGCCTTGGCACCATGGGCTTCGGCATGGGCGCGGCCATGGGGGCACAGATAGCCACCGGGGAACGCACGGTGCTTGTGACCGGCGACGGCAGCTTCGGTATGTGCCTGAACGAAATGGCAACGGCCGTGCACGAGAAGATTCCCCTGGTGATACTGCTGATGAACAACGGCGTTCTGGGCATGGTGCGCCAGTGGCAGACGCTGTTCTTTGATAAGCATTACTCCAACACGGTGCTGGACAGGGCCACGGACTTTGTGGCGCTCTCAAGGGCCTTCGGCGCGGACGGCACGAGAGTTACAGACCTGAACCAGCTGGACGCGGCCCTTGAGACGGCCTTTAAGAGCGAGGGGCCCTATCTCATCGAATGCATTATCGACAAGGACGAGTTTGTGCTGCCCATGCTGCCCCCGGGCGGAAGTATGGACGATATCATTACAAAGGTGGGTGACTGA
- a CDS encoding polyprenyl synthetase family protein, with amino-acid sequence MAETKREIYLRAIEEALGLALPATKEGDPAAQVTEAMRYSLLCGGKRVRPSLTLAFCELCGGDWRRALPFACAVEMLHTYSLIHDDLPCMDDDDMRRGRPTCHRVYGEAMALLAGDGLLTKAFECALSLPEPAPAARGALELARLAGHMGMVGGQCIDLSIEGHLSIEGHLSTQGRAVDMELLEVMDQGKTVALIAAACKLGCIAAGAPEDLLEAAGRYAQGVGMAFQIRDDILDVLGDAQKLGKNTGMDSAREKRNYVSLLGVEKAQELVEEYTGKALGALEDFPGDSGFLREFALKLAGRES; translated from the coding sequence ATGGCTGAGACGAAACGCGAGATATACTTGAGGGCCATAGAGGAGGCCCTGGGGCTGGCCCTGCCCGCCACAAAAGAGGGGGACCCCGCGGCCCAGGTCACCGAAGCTATGCGCTACAGCCTGCTCTGCGGGGGCAAGCGGGTGCGGCCCTCTCTGACGCTGGCCTTCTGCGAACTGTGCGGCGGGGACTGGCGAAGGGCACTGCCCTTTGCCTGCGCCGTTGAGATGCTGCACACCTATTCTCTTATCCACGACGACCTGCCCTGCATGGACGACGACGATATGCGAAGGGGGCGGCCCACCTGCCATAGGGTATATGGCGAAGCCATGGCCTTACTGGCCGGGGACGGGCTCTTAACCAAGGCCTTTGAGTGCGCTCTAAGCCTCCCGGAGCCCGCCCCTGCCGCCCGGGGGGCCCTGGAGCTTGCGAGGCTTGCCGGGCATATGGGCATGGTGGGGGGGCAGTGCATAGACCTCTCTATCGAGGGTCACCTCTCTATCGAGGGTCACCTCTCCACCCAGGGCAGGGCTGTGGATATGGAGCTTTTAGAGGTCATGGACCAGGGCAAGACCGTGGCCCTGATAGCCGCCGCCTGCAAGCTGGGCTGTATAGCCGCCGGAGCCCCGGAGGATTTGTTAGAAGCCGCCGGGAGATACGCCCAAGGGGTGGGCATGGCGTTCCAGATACGTGACGATATACTGGACGTGCTTGGGGACGCGCAGAAGCTCGGCAAGAACACCGGCATGGACAGCGCCCGTGAGAAGCGTAACTATGTGAGCCTGCTGGGTGTGGAGAAGGCCCAGGAACTGGTGGAGGAGTATACCGGCAAGGCTCTTGGGGCATTGGAGGATTTCCCCGGCGACAGCGGATTCCTGCGCGAGTTCGCCCTGAAGCTGGCCGGACGGGAGAGTTGA
- the nusB gene encoding transcription antitermination factor NusB — MTRREAREQAFCLLFQETVSGDPVDDILRAAHEARDLVPDSFTEGLCYGVEEHKEDIDRMIEGNLKGWNIRRVSKVALTLLRLAVYEMCYEKDIPVSVSINEAVELSKAYGGEGDPAYINGVLGSIAKKHCGPEEKK; from the coding sequence ATGACCAGAAGGGAAGCAAGGGAGCAGGCCTTTTGCCTGTTGTTCCAGGAGACCGTCTCCGGGGACCCGGTGGACGACATTTTAAGGGCCGCCCATGAAGCCCGGGACCTTGTGCCGGACTCCTTCACCGAGGGGCTCTGCTACGGCGTGGAGGAGCATAAGGAGGATATTGACCGCATGATAGAGGGGAATCTAAAGGGCTGGAATATACGCCGGGTCTCGAAGGTGGCCCTGACCCTTCTGCGTCTGGCGGTATATGAGATGTGCTATGAAAAGGACATCCCGGTAAGCGTATCCATAAACGAGGCCGTGGAGCTCTCCAAGGCCTACGGCGGCGAGGGGGACCCGGCCTATATCAACGGCGTGCTGGGCTCCATAGCCAAGAAGCACTGCGGGCCGGAGGAAAAAAAGTGA
- a CDS encoding ECF transporter S component, whose product MTNANLPTKRTAGIQEMVLTALFAALLLLMGFTPLGLIDLPFMRATTLHIPVLLASILLGPKRGAFLGGMFGAISLWKGTMAPNLVSFAFSPFVPLPGESHGSPWALVICFVPRILVGVVPWFVVKLLERLPINRGAAKTVGYAFAGAIGSAVNTVLVMGLIGLLLGDAYAAAQGIAQSAVTGFILTTVFANGIPEAIAAAVIAPPVCLGLNKAVSSIQIKKGS is encoded by the coding sequence ATGACAAACGCAAATCTTCCCACCAAACGCACAGCCGGGATACAGGAGATGGTTTTAACCGCCCTGTTCGCGGCCCTTCTGCTCCTTATGGGCTTCACGCCCCTGGGGCTCATCGACCTGCCCTTTATGCGGGCCACCACCCTGCATATCCCTGTCCTCCTCGCGTCCATACTGCTGGGCCCCAAAAGGGGAGCCTTTCTGGGCGGGATGTTCGGGGCTATCAGTCTTTGGAAGGGCACCATGGCGCCGAACCTTGTAAGCTTCGCCTTCTCCCCCTTTGTCCCTCTGCCCGGGGAGAGCCATGGAAGCCCCTGGGCGCTGGTGATATGCTTTGTGCCGAGGATCCTAGTGGGGGTGGTGCCGTGGTTCGTGGTAAAACTCCTTGAGCGGCTGCCCATAAACCGCGGCGCGGCAAAAACGGTGGGCTATGCTTTTGCCGGGGCCATAGGCTCGGCGGTGAACACCGTGCTGGTAATGGGGCTTATCGGCCTGCTTTTGGGGGACGCTTACGCCGCCGCCCAGGGGATAGCCCAAAGCGCCGTCACCGGCTTTATCCTTACCACCGTCTTCGCCAATGGCATACCCGAGGCCATAGCAGCGGCGGTCATCGCTCCGCCTGTCTGCCTGGGGCTTAACAAGGCCGTCTCCTCCATTCAGATAAAGAAGGGGTCATGA
- a CDS encoding Kae1-like domain-containing protein produces MTALGIDTSNYTTSAAKYDGARVTDNLKKPLPVPKGMKGLRQSDAVFHHTRQLPEVLSPLLPDAELSVIGVSVSPTGAEGSYMPCFLTGRGMARVLGAALNVPVYGFSHQQGHIAAALYSAGRLELLEQKFLALHVSGGTTEGLLVSPGGAAGPIALPAARSLDLKAGQAVDRVGVALGLSFPCGPELERLALAWTERVRVRPVLRGADCSLSGIENQCLDMIRRGRPREETARYCLESIAAALEGMCSALLSEHGDLPVVFSGGVCSNSILRKKLSGPFGAYFAAPEFSADNAAGVAILAYKARRTE; encoded by the coding sequence GTGACCGCCCTGGGGATAGACACCAGCAACTATACCACCTCGGCGGCAAAATATGACGGCGCAAGGGTAACGGACAACCTTAAAAAGCCGCTGCCGGTGCCAAAGGGCATGAAGGGCCTTAGGCAGAGCGACGCGGTGTTCCACCACACCCGCCAGCTGCCGGAGGTCCTCTCCCCTCTGCTGCCGGACGCTGAACTTTCGGTCATAGGCGTCTCCGTCAGCCCCACCGGAGCCGAGGGCTCCTATATGCCCTGCTTTCTCACCGGCAGGGGCATGGCCCGGGTGCTGGGGGCGGCGCTGAATGTGCCTGTGTATGGGTTCTCCCATCAGCAGGGGCATATAGCGGCGGCGCTGTACTCGGCGGGCAGGCTGGAACTGCTGGAGCAGAAATTCCTGGCCCTCCACGTGTCCGGCGGCACCACCGAGGGGCTTCTGGTTTCCCCGGGCGGGGCGGCGGGGCCCATAGCACTGCCCGCCGCCCGCAGCCTTGACCTAAAGGCCGGGCAGGCCGTGGACCGGGTGGGGGTGGCCCTGGGACTTTCCTTCCCCTGCGGGCCGGAGCTTGAGCGGCTGGCCCTGGCCTGGACGGAGAGGGTGCGGGTAAGACCCGTGCTGCGGGGGGCGGATTGCTCCCTGTCGGGTATCGAGAACCAGTGTCTGGACATGATAAGGAGGGGCCGCCCTAGGGAGGAAACGGCCCGGTACTGCCTGGAGTCCATAGCCGCCGCACTGGAGGGGATGTGCTCGGCTCTGCTGTCGGAGCACGGTGACCTGCCGGTGGTATTCTCGGGCGGGGTGTGCTCCAACAGCATATTGCGAAAAAAGCTTTCGGGGCCCTTCGGCGCTTACTTTGCCGCGCCGGAGTTTTCCGCCGACAACGCCGCCGGCGTTGCAATACTAGCATACAAAGCAAGGAGAACAGAATGA
- the ilvA gene encoding threonine ammonia-lyase yields the protein MLSIDKVFHASVVLKNIVRDTAIVPTEGITEDCQLFLKPENLQKTGSFKLRGSGYKISMLSDEEKQRGVIACSAGNHAQGVALAATKSGVNSIICLPDSAPISKIEATKRYGAQVCLVEGVYDDAYNRALELKEERGYTFVHPFDDEDVIAGQGTIGLEIVQEMNDVDAVIVPIGGGGLISGVAFAIKSMNPNIKVYGVQAAGAPSMFNSVHEGSIGCLESVSTIADGIAVKQPGEHTFSLVQKYVDDIALVTEDEIAAAILTLIEKQKMVAEGAGAVSVAAAMFNKFPIAGKRVVSLISGGNIDVTILSRVIERGLMKSGRSSSLVIELIDKPGQLQTVSRIIADCGGNVTSVQYERAGEIESINGCYLKLGMETRNYDHVRMIASALTDNGFKLIETK from the coding sequence ATGCTTAGTATAGATAAAGTCTTCCACGCCTCAGTGGTGCTGAAGAATATTGTCCGTGACACCGCCATCGTACCCACAGAGGGTATAACCGAGGACTGCCAGCTGTTTCTTAAGCCGGAAAACCTGCAAAAGACCGGCTCCTTCAAGCTGCGTGGCTCCGGGTATAAGATATCAATGCTCTCCGATGAGGAGAAGCAGCGCGGGGTCATAGCCTGCTCGGCGGGGAACCACGCCCAGGGCGTGGCCCTGGCCGCCACAAAGAGCGGCGTGAACTCCATCATCTGTCTGCCCGACAGCGCGCCCATCTCCAAGATAGAGGCCACAAAGCGGTACGGCGCCCAGGTCTGCCTGGTGGAGGGCGTATATGACGACGCGTACAACAGGGCCCTGGAGCTCAAGGAGGAACGTGGCTACACCTTCGTGCACCCCTTCGACGACGAGGACGTGATAGCCGGCCAGGGCACCATCGGCCTTGAGATAGTCCAGGAGATGAACGACGTGGACGCGGTAATAGTGCCCATCGGCGGCGGCGGGCTCATTTCCGGGGTGGCCTTCGCCATCAAGTCCATGAACCCGAACATAAAAGTTTACGGCGTCCAGGCGGCGGGGGCCCCAAGTATGTTCAACTCCGTGCACGAGGGCTCTATCGGGTGTCTGGAGAGCGTTTCCACCATCGCCGACGGCATCGCCGTCAAGCAGCCCGGAGAGCACACCTTCTCCCTGGTGCAGAAATACGTGGACGATATAGCCCTTGTGACCGAGGACGAGATTGCCGCCGCGATACTTACCCTTATCGAGAAGCAGAAGATGGTGGCCGAGGGCGCGGGGGCAGTAAGCGTGGCCGCCGCCATGTTCAATAAGTTCCCCATAGCGGGCAAGCGGGTGGTGAGCCTTATCTCCGGGGGCAACATAGACGTTACAATACTCTCAAGGGTTATAGAGCGGGGCCTGATGAAGTCCGGGCGGTCCAGTTCCCTGGTGATAGAGCTTATAGACAAGCCCGGACAGCTGCAGACGGTCTCCAGGATAATCGCAGACTGCGGCGGCAACGTCACCTCCGTACAGTACGAGCGGGCCGGGGAGATAGAGAGCATCAACGGCTGCTACCTGAAGCTGGGCATGGAGACCAGAAACTACGACCATGTGCGCATGATAGCTTCGGCGCTTACTGATAATGGGTTCAAGCTTATAGAGACTAAATAA
- a CDS encoding GNAT family N-acetyltransferase, producing MNKFARRLIAITAGAITGTALYHLTKKRESSPKDPDALKMSGTRTIETERLILRQFDIEDAEAMYRNWASDPEVTRFLQWQPHIDQDETEEILESWIERYDEGDYYNWLIELKELGEPIGSISVVSQDNRARRAHIGYCLGRAWWHKGIMSEALAAVISYLFSEGYLRIESRHNVNNPHSGEVMKKCGMTYEGTFKGYEWDNSGIGDAAFYSILKEDYKGYKKGGDCQ from the coding sequence ATGAATAAATTTGCAAGAAGACTTATCGCCATCACCGCCGGGGCCATCACGGGCACAGCCCTCTACCACCTGACAAAGAAGCGTGAGAGCTCTCCCAAGGACCCGGACGCCCTTAAAATGAGCGGCACACGGACCATCGAGACCGAGCGGCTGATACTGCGGCAGTTCGATATTGAGGACGCGGAGGCCATGTACAGAAACTGGGCCAGCGACCCGGAGGTCACCAGGTTCTTACAGTGGCAGCCCCATATTGACCAGGACGAGACCGAGGAGATACTGGAGAGCTGGATTGAGCGCTACGACGAGGGCGACTACTATAACTGGCTCATAGAGCTCAAGGAGCTGGGCGAGCCCATCGGCAGCATCAGCGTGGTAAGCCAGGACAACAGGGCCCGGCGCGCCCACATCGGCTACTGCCTGGGCCGGGCCTGGTGGCATAAGGGCATTATGAGCGAGGCTTTGGCGGCGGTTATCAGCTACCTGTTCAGCGAAGGCTATCTTCGCATTGAGTCACGGCACAATGTGAACAATCCCCACTCCGGGGAGGTGATGAAGAAGTGCGGCATGACCTACGAGGGCACCTTCAAGGGGTATGAGTGGGACAACTCCGGCATAGGGGATGCGGCCTTCTACTCCATTCTTAAAGAGGACTATAAGGGTTATAAAAAGGGAGGCGACTGCCAATGA